AAGGCCGGATCAATATTGCTTGGCATGACGTTTGGATACAGACCCAAGAACAATGCGGCAACGGCAAATATGATTGTGGCAGCGCTCAGAATGAATGCCCAGCCATCGCGCTGACGCAGCGTTGCAGCCAACCCTCCGAGCCACAACACCGCAGCTACGAGAACCAGCGGAAGAGTAACCGCTACGCGCTCGCTGAAGGTCTGTGCCCAAAGCAGGGCAACGACGGCGAACACTGCGGCAATGATGCCGATCTTCAAGGCCGCACCTCGAGCAGCCTGGCGAACGGGACCTGACGTTTTCAGTGCAAGAAATATTGCTCCGTGCGTTGCGAAAACGGTCAGGGTCATCAATCCGACGACGAGTGAGAAAGGGTTCAAGAGATCAAAGAAATTACCTACGTAGTTAAAGGTTCCTGCATCAGCAGCATTGTTGGAAATTGAATCAATTGGTGACCCACCAACGATATTTCCGAAAGCCACACCAAATAGGAGCGCCGGGACCACGGATCCAACGACGATTGCAGCATCCCAATTTCGGCGCCACTTCACATCATTTTTCTTGCCACGGTATTCAAAAGCCACTCCACGAAGGATCAACGCGAGCAAAATGAGGAACAGTGCAAGGTAGTAGCCACTAAACATCGTGGCGTACCAAAGCGGGAAAGCAGCGAAGGTTGCTCCACCTGCAGTGAGCAACCACACCTCATTGCCATCCCAGACTGGACCAATAGTGTTGACCATGACACGACGGTCGACGTCGTTCTTCCCGATGATGGGCAACAACATACCCACGCCAAGATCGAAGCCATCGAGAACGAAATAGCCGATCCACAGCACTGCGACCAGAATGAACCAGACGGTTACAAGATCCATGTCAGTTCCTCAATCCAAACTCAGTAAGCGAAGTAGAGCTGCTTGTCGGAATCGTTCTTGGAATCCTCAAAAGGATCCTCAGTAGCGATTTCAGGCGGACCTGCCTTGATTGCTTTCAAGAGCAATCGCAATTCAAAGATCGCCAGGACTGCATAAATCAGCGTGAAACCGATAAAGGAAATCCATACCTCAGTTGATGTCACTAACGGTGAGACCGCATCGGCAGTTTTTTGCATACCGAACACAATCCAAGGTTGACGTCCCATTTCAGTGAAGATCCAGCCAGCGGAAATTCCAAAGAGTGGGAAGAGGGTGATGAGCCCGCTGATCCACGCAAAGGTCTTGCTCTGAACGGTGCGACCGCCGCGAAAGCGCCACAACACCCACAGGGCGTAAAGCGCAGAGATCATGCCAAGGCCGATCATCAAACGGAAGCCCCAGTACGTCGCAGGGACATAAGGCACGTAGTTGCCTGGGCCATATTGAGCAACGTATTGCGCCTGAATGTCATTGATGCCTTCGACTTTGCCATCAAATGATCCTGTCGACAGAAAGGAAAGTAGGCCCGGCACCTCGATAATTCGAGTGGCATTCTGGCCAGAGACATCTCCAATGCTCAGGATCGAAAATGGTGCTGAACTTGTCGATTCATATAGCGCCTCAGCTGCAGCCATTTTCATTGGTTGTTGCTCGACCATGAGTTTCGAATCCAGGTCTCCAGAGATTGAAACAGCCACGGCTGCGCCCAGAATGACCCACGCCCCAGCTTTCACAGCACTTCGGAACACCTCAACATTTTTACCCTTGGATAAATGCCAGGCACTGATACCCGCGACGAATGCTCCTGCGACCAAGAAGGAAGCGAAAATCGTATGTGTGAATGCGAGTACTGAAGTGTTTTGGAAAAGTACGGCGCCAATGTCCGTGAGAACTGCTCGCCCTGTATCGACACTAATCTCATAGCCGACGGGGTGTTGCATCCACGAGTTCGCGGCAAGAATGAAGAATGCCGACAACAACGTTCCTGTTGCTGCTGCCCAGATGGTGGCAAGGTGCAACTTCTTTGGTAAGCGATCCCAACCAAAGATCCATAATCCCAAGAATGTTGATTCTAAGAAGAATGCCAGCAGCGCTTCCATTGCCAGCGGTGCTCCGAAGACATCGCCCACGAAGCGTGAGTACTCCGACCAGTTCATTCCGAATTGGAATTCCTGAACAATGCCGGTGACCACACCCATGGCAAAGTTAATGAGAAAGAGTTTTCCAAAGAACTTCGTCAGTTTGAGGTACTTCTCTTTACCGGTCCGGTACCAAGCTGTTTGAAAGCCCACCACAAACCAGACAGTGCCAAGAGTGATCGGCACAAAGAAGAAGTGGTAAACGGTGGTGACCGCAAATTGCCAGCGGGCTAGATCAAGATTCATGTCGCCTCTTCACACATTGGTGTATGCCGTAACGCTATTGCGCTTTGTTTGGCATTTGCGCCCCCAAAAGGGGACCAAAGTCCCTACTTAGGGCCCGAATTCATCTACGGTCTGTTGCAACACGGCGGGCACGGGGGTGCACAGGTGAGTTTGCAACGTTGGTCGATCTGGATTGCTTGCATATCAATGGTTGTTGTACTGCTCTGCATAGGGTTACTGATTGACGATGAACTACATATCACTGCCATTTCAGCGGACCTTGACCAAGCCGATCACTGGCTTGTCTCCGCGGTCACGAGCGCCAAACGCACGTTGCGGATTTCAGTAGTCATTGAATCAGTGCTGTTACTCACGCTCATCGGAATAACTCTGCGTGTTTTAGTCACTCATGTCCGTGAGCCTTTGCGCAGGTTGCGCAAAGATCTCCATCTTGCCGGAGTCAATCACGAGCACATTATTTCTCCGTATGGTCCAATTGAGATTCGTGATGTCGCAATCGATGCCGAACAACTGCGACGTTCACTCGTGGCACAGATCGAAGTCGCTACACACTCCGATTTAGCGTTAACCCTTGAAGCGCCCACCGTCAGTGCAGTCCGAGACTCTCTCGATCGCAATCATGATGAGGTAGCCGGAGTCGCTGGATATTGCCAACCGGTCGAAGGTGTCATCGCTGGCGATTGGTGGTGGGCTGCTCAACGAAAGGACGGCTCACGAGCCATAGCAATTGCTGATGTCAGCGGGCATGGTGTTCAGGCTGGCGTGATGGCGATTGAAAGTCGGGCAATCGTGGCGACTGCATTGGCTTCTTTCGTTGACTTGCCCCAGATTGCCTATGCCTTGGCTCGACATCGCTGGAAATCTGGAATGTTTCTGACCTTATTCATGGCTGTAATTACTGAGGATTCAGTGGAGTACTGCTCATGCGGTGCACCGTTTGCGATTCTTGCGAATGATGAAGGCATCGAACAACTGCTTCCCACAGGTCCAGTACTCAGCAATCTCAAAGGATCGTGGACTTCGCGCCAACTTCCGCTTCGGGAAAATGCCATGCTGCTCACCGCGACGGATGGACTCACAGATGTCTCGCGAGAAGAAGAGGTTCTGGAATGGGTTCGTGCCTCTTCACGAACTACGGACGTTCAGTCCCAACAATTGCTGGACTCGCTCATTGCACGGACGCGATTGCGTCATGCACCTTGGAACGACGACCTCACCGTGATGATCGCCACCGGAAATTCACGTGGCGTATTTCCGTGAAATCCGCCCAAGATGCGACTATTGGACGCATGCGTCTGAAAAACACACTTGCAGTTCTTGCCAGTGCTGCCTTGGCAGCAACCATCATTGCTCCAGCGGCTAATGCCGCTCCATCATCTGCGGTGAAGGGCCTCAAAGGTCAAGTCATTCCCGCCAGTTTGTTTGGTATGCATATTCAAAATGCTGAAATTGGCTCATGGGCAACCGTGCCAATTGGTGCGCTTCGCCTGTGGGACAACCAAACCAGTTGGGCAAATATTGAGAAGACCCAAGGCAACTTTGACTGGACCACGTTGGATAAGGCTGTAGCCACATCCCAATCAAAAGGCGTCAATGACATTTTGATGGTGCTCGCAGGCACTCCGGCGTGGGCCAGTGACGATCCTTCCCCAGCAGCTTTGCCTGTGCCAGGTGCCGCAGGCATGCCCAAGGATTTCAGCTGGTGGGACAAGTGGGTCACCGCAGTTGTGACTCGCTACAAGGGCAAGATTACGTCATATCAGCCTTGGAATGAAGCAAACCTTTCAACTTTCTCGACTGGTTCAGCTTCAGAGATGGCCGACCTCACCAAGCGCGCTTACGACATCATCAAGCGCATTGATCCAAGCGCAACGGTTGTCGCACCAAGCACCGGCACTCGCTTGAGTGGTGCGTTCATGAAGTTCTATCCAGCTTTCCTAGCTGGCCTCAAGGCAAAGGGCTGGCCAGTAGACGTATGGAGTGCACATACCTACCCAGCAAGTTTGGGAACACCACTTGATCGCTCCAAGTTAGCTCTTGCCTATGTGAAGGCTTTGAAGCAAGCAGGTGCACCAAAACTTCCGTTCTGGGACACCGAAAATAACTTCGGTCTCAAGGGCCCTGGCCCTAAGAACCCCGATGTTGATATCGAGGGCGAAAAAGCCGCTTCATGGGTAGCGCGTACATACCTTGACGCGCTTGATCTTGGTATCTCACGCGTGTACTGGTACCGCTGGGAAACCTATAACGATCTTTGGGGCATCCAGATGTTTGACAACACTCCTGGCTCAAAGGCTTATGCCTCACTTGAGGACTGGATCGTTGGCGCAACCTTTAATGGTTGCAATAGCAAGAAAGCTGCCACTACCTGCAACTTCACTAAGGGTGGCAAGCCATTCCAGGTTGTGTATAGCAATACCGAAAAGCCACAGTCATTCGCTGTGAAAGGCGCATCGCAGATGTGCACACTGCTTGAAGGTTGTAAGGCTGTGACTGGCAACAAGGTCGCAACCGCCGCACCGGTCAAAATCGGTTAGCACCTCACACAAAAGTTAAGGCCCAGGCGCAATCTTGGGTTCTAGGGGTCGATGCAACACCTGAGTAGTGCAGGGGTTGCGATGACAGACAAAGTTAGAGGGCGTCGTTCTTCGGGACGGCGCCCTTCTGCGCGTCAGATTCAGTTCATGGCGTTGT
The window above is part of the Candidatus Nanopelagicales bacterium genome. Proteins encoded here:
- a CDS encoding PP2C family serine/threonine-protein phosphatase, with protein sequence MSLQRWSIWIACISMVVVLLCIGLLIDDELHITAISADLDQADHWLVSAVTSAKRTLRISVVIESVLLLTLIGITLRVLVTHVREPLRRLRKDLHLAGVNHEHIISPYGPIEIRDVAIDAEQLRRSLVAQIEVATHSDLALTLEAPTVSAVRDSLDRNHDEVAGVAGYCQPVEGVIAGDWWWAAQRKDGSRAIAIADVSGHGVQAGVMAIESRAIVATALASFVDLPQIAYALARHRWKSGMFLTLFMAVITEDSVEYCSCGAPFAILANDEGIEQLLPTGPVLSNLKGSWTSRQLPLRENAMLLTATDGLTDVSREEEVLEWVRASSRTTDVQSQQLLDSLIARTRLRHAPWNDDLTVMIATGNSRGVFP
- a CDS encoding cytochrome ubiquinol oxidase subunit I encodes the protein MNLDLARWQFAVTTVYHFFFVPITLGTVWFVVGFQTAWYRTGKEKYLKLTKFFGKLFLINFAMGVVTGIVQEFQFGMNWSEYSRFVGDVFGAPLAMEALLAFFLESTFLGLWIFGWDRLPKKLHLATIWAAATGTLLSAFFILAANSWMQHPVGYEISVDTGRAVLTDIGAVLFQNTSVLAFTHTIFASFLVAGAFVAGISAWHLSKGKNVEVFRSAVKAGAWVILGAAVAVSISGDLDSKLMVEQQPMKMAAAEALYESTSSAPFSILSIGDVSGQNATRIIEVPGLLSFLSTGSFDGKVEGINDIQAQYVAQYGPGNYVPYVPATYWGFRLMIGLGMISALYALWVLWRFRGGRTVQSKTFAWISGLITLFPLFGISAGWIFTEMGRQPWIVFGMQKTADAVSPLVTSTEVWISFIGFTLIYAVLAIFELRLLLKAIKAGPPEIATEDPFEDSKNDSDKQLYFAY
- the cydB gene encoding cytochrome d ubiquinol oxidase subunit II — protein: MDLVTVWFILVAVLWIGYFVLDGFDLGVGMLLPIIGKNDVDRRVMVNTIGPVWDGNEVWLLTAGGATFAAFPLWYATMFSGYYLALFLILLALILRGVAFEYRGKKNDVKWRRNWDAAIVVGSVVPALLFGVAFGNIVGGSPIDSISNNAADAGTFNYVGNFFDLLNPFSLVVGLMTLTVFATHGAIFLALKTSGPVRQAARGAALKIGIIAAVFAVVALLWAQTFSERVAVTLPLVLVAAVLWLGGLAATLRQRDGWAFILSAATIIFAVAALFLGLYPNVMPSNIDPAFNLTVFNASSQSYTLTVMTIVALIMTPLVLLYQGWTYWVFRKRLTSEMIPR